One bacterium BMS3Abin08 DNA window includes the following coding sequences:
- the oprM gene encoding outer membrane protein OprM precursor: MQRFVFILLLTVFIIPSKAGADEIIKKGQILSLEQCTEIALKNHPDMIAAVNTVGINQSRIGRAKANYYPEIGVSSGYSRYSPASGTTKQSFDEYTGSVTLKQNIYDFGKTATQVDIRRLNLNSSRYDLKNTSEQIIFNVRQAYYGVLKARRNSDVAAETVKQFQQHLEQAKGFYAVGTRPKYDVTKAEVDLGNSKLKLLISENALRTAKADLNNAMGIPEAPEYTIEDNLVFRKYDINFKEALQRAYKQRPDLRSISYRKKASEESVGLAKKDYYPVLSGNADYSWSGERFPLEHGWSAGVTLSFPVFSGFSTKYQVEESRRNLRVLEANEESLKQGIFLEVQKSYLDLKEAEERIPVAELTVKQAKENLDIANGRYRAGVGNPIEVTDAEVALTNAKTSYIEALYDYRVAEASLVKAMGGDK, from the coding sequence ATGCAACGGTTCGTTTTTATTCTGCTGTTAACAGTGTTTATTATTCCCTCTAAAGCGGGGGCTGATGAGATTATAAAAAAGGGCCAGATCCTTAGTCTGGAACAGTGTACGGAAATAGCGCTTAAAAATCATCCGGATATGATTGCAGCCGTGAATACGGTAGGTATAAATCAGAGCAGGATAGGCCGGGCAAAGGCAAACTATTATCCTGAAATTGGTGTGTCATCGGGCTATAGCAGGTATTCTCCCGCTTCAGGAACTACAAAACAGTCCTTTGACGAATATACGGGCAGCGTCACACTAAAGCAGAATATCTACGATTTCGGTAAGACAGCGACGCAGGTAGACATCCGGAGACTGAATCTGAATTCTTCCCGTTACGACCTGAAAAATACCTCCGAACAGATAATCTTCAATGTAAGGCAGGCTTACTACGGTGTATTAAAGGCAAGGCGAAACAGTGATGTTGCTGCAGAAACCGTCAAGCAATTCCAGCAGCACCTCGAACAGGCAAAGGGTTTTTATGCAGTCGGCACAAGGCCTAAATATGACGTGACAAAGGCAGAGGTAGACCTGGGCAATTCAAAACTGAAGCTGCTTATCTCGGAAAATGCCCTCAGAACGGCAAAGGCGGATCTGAATAATGCAATGGGTATTCCCGAAGCGCCCGAATATACCATCGAGGATAATCTTGTGTTCCGGAAATATGACATAAACTTTAAAGAGGCATTGCAGAGGGCTTACAAACAGAGACCCGACCTCCGGTCGATCAGTTACAGGAAAAAGGCATCGGAGGAATCCGTTGGACTTGCAAAAAAAGATTATTACCCCGTCCTGTCCGGGAATGCGGATTACAGCTGGTCTGGAGAGAGATTTCCCCTTGAGCACGGCTGGAGCGCGGGGGTAACCCTTTCATTCCCGGTATTCAGCGGATTTTCGACAAAATATCAGGTAGAGGAATCAAGGCGGAACCTCCGGGTTTTAGAGGCAAACGAGGAATCACTGAAGCAGGGCATATTCCTTGAGGTGCAGAAGTCATATCTGGATCTCAAAGAGGCGGAGGAGAGGATTCCCGTTGCCGAACTCACTGTAAAACAGGCGAAAGAAAACCTCGATATCGCAAATGGGAGGTACAGAGCGGGCGTGGGCAATCCGATAGAGGTTACGGATGCAGAGGTAGCATTGACCAATGCAAAGACATCCTATATCGAAGCGCTTTATGATTACAGGGTTGCAGAGGCAAGTCTTGTAAAAGCTATGGGGGGAGATAAGTGA
- a CDS encoding hypothetical protein (NapC/NirT cytochrome c family, N-terminal region), whose amino-acid sequence MLKKLQWLKLGLTLKGKIIIAVLLLVIAVGAGIVAFKFYDFTQNNPKFCVSCHLMKPAYTAWSKSKHKGINCHECHHMGIPEQNRLLITFILHRPKSVPPLHGKIIVPWKFCFKCHWEKNKKYPEAKKINSSRMHARHYFMERIECSKCHGYILHEFLPGARFCLRCHKGKEVHGMKGLACLNCHTDRTVDLRPGRGKCLFCHGGERTRKELIAGGTLDVEFFRPNKETINKAPKINVPKGAPMQFYCYECHKPHAKLLPGFDKCLSCHRDILNVGKHQLHIETVGLECTWCHKPHSWKVTKEAAKSVCTTCHAYREPLSFIR is encoded by the coding sequence ATGTTAAAGAAGCTGCAGTGGCTTAAGCTTGGTCTGACGCTGAAGGGAAAGATAATAATTGCGGTACTGCTTCTCGTTATCGCTGTAGGTGCCGGTATTGTTGCATTTAAGTTTTATGACTTTACCCAGAATAATCCAAAATTCTGCGTAAGCTGCCATTTGATGAAGCCGGCATATACTGCATGGTCAAAAAGCAAGCACAAAGGGATAAACTGCCATGAATGCCATCATATGGGTATCCCTGAGCAGAACAGACTACTTATAACCTTTATCCTGCACCGTCCCAAATCCGTACCACCACTGCATGGCAAGATAATAGTGCCCTGGAAATTCTGTTTTAAATGTCATTGGGAGAAGAACAAGAAGTATCCTGAAGCCAAAAAGATAAACTCTTCAAGGATGCACGCAAGGCATTATTTTATGGAAAGGATAGAGTGTTCCAAATGTCATGGGTATATACTGCATGAATTTTTGCCCGGTGCAAGATTCTGTCTCAGGTGTCATAAGGGCAAAGAGGTTCACGGCATGAAAGGGCTTGCATGTCTTAACTGTCATACGGACCGCACCGTAGATCTGAGGCCGGGGAGGGGAAAGTGTCTCTTCTGTCACGGTGGTGAACGAACAAGAAAAGAATTGATTGCAGGTGGCACGTTGGATGTCGAGTTCTTTAGACCAAACAAGGAGACGATCAACAAGGCGCCAAAGATTAACGTGCCCAAGGGTGCGCCTATGCAGTTTTACTGTTATGAATGTCATAAACCCCACGCAAAGCTCTTGCCTGGTTTCGATAAATGCCTATCCTGCCACAGAGATATTTTAAATGTGGGTAAACACCAGCTCCATATAGAGACTGTAGGGCTTGAATGTACCTGGTGTCACAAGCCGCATTCGTGGAAGGTGACGAAAGAGGCGGCAAAATCGGTTTGTACGACTTGCCACGCATATAGAGAACCTCTATCGTTTATAAGATAA
- the emrK gene encoding putative multidrug resistance protein EmrK, translating to MKRRTVFFAIIVIAAAALLVLFFSKGGESPGYITTSGIIEGVETNISTELPGTISYICCSEGDAVRQGDVVLRLVNNDLRSLVEQAKAGVEKAKADAMVLRSAIKSSRADIASAVADIKSAEADMKGASARMEEAKRQMDRASALYIREFISKESLDAAVTAYKTNVANYKSSKARLAASYSRKNAAEAQLNTAESRLNAAWAAVRQSEANLAYNLARLSYATIKSPLSGTVVFRALEKGETVSPGTAVLTIVNLKNLYARIDLEETRIGDIKLNGPAAVMTEDIPGRVFKGKISEIGRYAGFATQRDVSRGRQDIKTFRVKVALEDPGGLLKPGMTVEVEIPERIQGGSGKQGG from the coding sequence ATGAAGAGACGGACGGTTTTTTTTGCCATTATCGTTATTGCAGCGGCCGCCCTCCTGGTACTTTTCTTTTCAAAAGGGGGGGAGAGCCCCGGATACATAACCACATCCGGAATCATTGAGGGTGTTGAGACCAACATTTCAACAGAGTTGCCGGGCACAATTTCGTACATATGCTGCAGTGAAGGTGACGCGGTAAGGCAGGGAGACGTTGTCCTCAGGCTCGTAAATAATGACCTCAGGTCATTAGTGGAGCAGGCAAAAGCGGGCGTTGAGAAGGCAAAAGCCGATGCCATGGTATTACGGTCTGCGATCAAAAGTTCAAGGGCTGATATTGCAAGCGCAGTTGCGGATATTAAAAGCGCCGAAGCCGACATGAAAGGAGCCTCGGCCCGTATGGAAGAGGCAAAAAGACAGATGGACAGGGCAAGTGCTCTCTATATAAGGGAATTTATTTCAAAAGAATCTCTGGATGCGGCTGTGACCGCCTATAAGACGAATGTTGCAAACTACAAATCTTCGAAGGCAAGGCTTGCAGCATCATATTCACGGAAGAACGCTGCTGAAGCGCAGTTAAACACTGCCGAAAGCCGTCTTAACGCTGCGTGGGCAGCCGTCAGGCAGTCTGAAGCAAATCTGGCATATAACCTGGCCAGGCTCTCTTACGCAACTATAAAAAGCCCCTTATCCGGAACAGTCGTCTTCAGGGCGCTGGAAAAAGGCGAGACAGTAAGTCCGGGGACGGCGGTTTTGACAATAGTTAACCTGAAAAATCTCTATGCCAGGATCGATCTGGAAGAGACCAGGATCGGGGATATTAAACTCAACGGCCCTGCAGCGGTCATGACGGAAGACATCCCCGGCAGGGTATTTAAGGGAAAGATTTCAGAGATAGGAAGATATGCCGGTTTTGCAACACAGAGGGACGTTAGCCGGGGGAGGCAGGATATAAAGACATTCAGGGTCAAGGTTGCTTTGGAAGACCCTGGCGGGTTGTTGAAGCCCGGGATGACGGTTGAGGTAGAGATACCTGAAAGGATACAAGGTGGTTCAGGGAAACAAGGCGGTTGA